A window of the Henckelia pumila isolate YLH828 chromosome 3, ASM3356847v2, whole genome shotgun sequence genome harbors these coding sequences:
- the LOC140888050 gene encoding uncharacterized protein: protein MLETNTCFLFKKPGHFAKDCPQSKDPIRGRVFAMTHDQVDPDSAIVTGMIRIAGLPAFVLIDSGATHSFISVNFMMKLGVLPDESISKFCVSLPSGEELESSSVVRNCKVQMQSLVLCADFIVLKMVDFDAIFGMDWLSRHEAIIDCKRKTVSLKDHNGKPFAFRTTSKKSAPGMISAGTAWQLLSNGCTGFLASLIGDLEVQRPKLVEVEVVKDFPEVFPDDVAGLPPVREVEFGIELLPGTKPASKAQYRLAPTEMKELKDQLQ, encoded by the coding sequence ATGCTTGAGACCAATACTTGCTTTCTTTTCAAGAAGCCAGGGCATTTCGCCAAGGATTGCCCGCAGTCAAAGGATCCTATCAGGGGAAGAGTGTTTGCTATGACTCACGATCAGGTTGACCCAGATTCTGCAATTGTCACAGGTATGATCCGTATCGCTGGTTTACCTGCTTTCGTGTTGATTGATTCAGGAGCTACGCACTCTTTTATATCtgttaattttatgatgaaattgGGGGTCTTGCCGGATGAatctatttcaaaattttgtgtgTCGTTACCCTCAGGAGAAGAACTGGAAAGTAGTAGTGTGGTAAGAAATTGCAAGGTTCAGATGCAGAGTCTAGTTTTGTGTgcagattttattgttttgaaaatGGTGGATTTCGATGCGATTTTTGGGATGGACTGGTTGTCTCGGCATGAGGCTATTATTGACTGCAAACGAAAAACTGTCTCATTGAAAGATCATAACGGGAAACCGTTTGCGTTCCGCACTACCTCTAAGAAGAGCGCACCAGGTATGATTTCTGCAGGAACAGCCTGGCAATTATTGAGTAATGGGTGTACAGGCTTTCTTGCGAGTCTAATTGGTGATCTGGAGGTACAGCGACCGAAACTTGTGGAAGTGGAGGTAGTAAAGGACTTTCCAGAAGTTTTTCCCGATGATGTTGCGGGATTGCCTCCAGTCAGGGAAGTCGAATTTGGGATAGAATTGTTGCCTGGAACTAAGCCAGCTTCTAAGGCACAGTACAGATTGGCACCGACCgagatgaaagaattgaaggatcaGTTGCAGTAA